A genomic window from Malassezia vespertilionis chromosome 6, complete sequence includes:
- the NTF2 gene encoding Nuclear transport factor 2 (EggNog:ENOG503P3YM; COG:U; BUSCO:EOG09265BCT) — MEQIAQQFTDYYYSTFDADRSQLGALYRPHSMLTFEGAQTQGAQAIVEKLVGLPFQKVQHKVDTRDAQPTGDGQSLVVLVTGMLLVDDGQNPLKFSQSFTLMPENGSFYVFNDIFRLNYG; from the exons ATGGAACAAATCGCCCAGCAG TTTACCGACTACTATTACTCGACCTTTGACGCCGATCGCTCTCAACTGGGGGCGCTTTAT CGTCCCCATTCGATGTTGACCTTTGAAggcgcacagacgcagGGTGCACAGGCAATTGTTGAGAAACTTGTG GGCCTCCCGTTCCAAAAGGTTCAGCACAAGGTCGACACGCGGGACGCACAGCCCACCGGTGATGGTCAAAGTCTCGTTGTGCTCGTAACTGGAATGCTGCTCGTTGACGATGGGCAGAACCCTCTCAAATTCAGCCAGTCTTTCACGTTGATGCCTGAGAATGGCTCTTTTTATGTCTTTAACGACATTTTTCG TCTGAACTACGGTTAA
- a CDS encoding uncharacterized protein (COG:O; SECRETED:SignalP(1-25); EggNog:ENOG503NV4S; MEROPS:MER0000922) yields MLSLRAKFVFRLVALLIAVPALVEQLIHLEGGSLVSAAPLSSDSPSNLTVSDAGSHSFDTFLSPSTGLELPLVARGPDESIESGGNAFMHLQQHINKARRRLAHITGTEVPTDEELHSALQKRRLWIEDNWVPLQRRDAQFQEEAEHHEASLGAYLAAKSGKMINFVRRKGNQSSKLEARSSSGYSKAAFNAAKEHSVTDAPSVSADHSVGLSIEANDVGYFMNVNVGSNNKQFKMLIDSGSSDTWITGDDCSNCGGGNRNKLGKSTSSSLHTKSKQYKISYGTGTVTISEASDSMSIAGMKLSHFNFGVASKESGDFGGSNVPFDGLLGLGGKSLSTTGDDTPIQALYNQKQVDQPVVGYRLGRVADGDNKGQITFGAVDSSQVSGSLNEYSNQGNGYWKIELGGVKVGNKDIGASGSATLDTGTSLIVAPPDQADAIHNAIKGAKSDGQGGYTLPCTTNVKLSFTFGGNSYTMNSKDLLFSVNGNNMKGTCVSAVSAGNSGKGDWLLGAPFLKNVYFATNTQTNKVALGNLS; encoded by the coding sequence ATGCTTTCGCTGCGAGCTAAATTTGTTTTCCGCTTGGTAGCGCTCCTGATCGCTGTACCTGCtcttgtcgagcagctcatTCACTTGGAGGGTGGTTCCCTTGTGtctgccgcgccgctgtctTCTGATTCACCCTCGAATCTGACCGTGTCTGATGCTGGTTCACACTCGTTTGATACTTTCTTATCGCCTTCGACTGGCTTGGAGCTTCCGCTCGTAGCCCGCGGACCGGACGAAAGTATTGAATCGGGAGGTAATGCCTTTATGCACTTGCAACAGCACATCAACAAGGCCCGACGCCGTCTCGCTCACATTACAGGCACCGAGGTACCTACCGACGAAGAGCTGCactcggcgctgcaaaagcgccgcttATGGATCGAAGACAACTGGGTTCCTCTCCAGCGTCGTGATGCTCAATTCCAAGAGGAGGCCGAGCATCACGAAGCATCGCTTGGTGCTTATCTGGCTGCAAAGTCGGGCAAAATGATCAATTTCGTCCGCCGCAAAGGTAACCAAAGTTCCAAGCTAGAGGCGCGAAGCAGCAGCGGTTATTCCAAAGCTGCATTCAATGCAGCCAAGGAGCACTCGGTCACCGATGCGCCGTCCGTCTCTGCAGATCATTCTGTGGGTTTGAGCATCGAGGCGAATGACGTGGGCTACTTTATGAATGTGAATGTCGGTTCCAACAACAAACAGTTCAAGATGTTGATCGACTCGGGGTCCTCTGATACGTGGATCACTGGCGACGACTGCTCGAACTGTGGTGGAGGCAACAGGAACAAGTTAGGTAAGTCTACGTCTAGCTCGCTCCATACGAAGAGCAAACAGTACAAGATTTCGTACGGTACTGGCACTGTCACAATCTCGGAAGCGAGCGACTCGATGTCTATTGCAGGGATGAAATTGAGCCACTTCAACTTTGGCGTTGCATCCAAGGAGAGTGGCGATTTTGGGGGTTCCAACGTGCCTTTCGACGGTCTCTTGGGTCTGGGTGGAAAAAGTTTGAGCACAACGGGTGATGACACTCCAATCCAAGCGCTTTACAACCAGAAGCAAGTAGATCAGCCGGTTGTTGGTTACCGTCTTGGTCGTGTTGCGGATGGCGACAACAAGGGCCAAATCACGTTCGGTGCGGTGGATAGCTCGCAAGTGTCTGGCTCGCTGAACGAGTACAGCAACCAAGGTAATGGGTACTGGAAGATTGAACTTGGCGGTGTCAAAGTTGGAAACAAAGACATTGGCGCTTCTGGTTCCGCTACCCTGGACACGGGCACGTCGCTTATTGTCGCACCGCCGGATCAGGCCGATGCTATTCATAATGCGATCAAAGGCGCGAAATCTGACGGGCAAGGGGGCTACACATTACCATGTACTACAAACGTAAAGCTGTCGTTTACGTTCGGAGGTAATTCATACACGATGAACTCAAAGGATTTGCTATTCTCGGTAAACGGCAACAATATGAAAGGCACTTGCGTCAGTGCAGTGTCTGCAGGTAACAGTGGTAAAGGAGACTGGCTCCTTGGCGCACCATTTTTGAAGAATGTGTACTTTGCGACTAACACCCAAACGAATAAGGTTGCCCTTGGCAATCTGAGCTGA